The genomic stretch GCATCGAGGTCGCCGAGGCGCCCGCCCGGCGATGAGGACGGTCGCGATCTACGCCGCGGCCGCGCTGGCGGAGATCGCCGGCTGTTTCGCCTTCTGGGCGTGGCTGCGGCTGGGCCATTCGGCGGTGTGGGCGGCCGCGGGCGTCGTTGCGCTGATCACCTTCGCGTGGTTGCTGACCCTGGTCGAGGTGGAGCATGCCGGCCGCGCCTATGCGGTCTATGGCGGCGTCTACATCGCGGCGACACTTGTGTGGCTGCGGGTGGTCGAGGGTTTCGAGCCCGATCGCTGGGACCTGATCGGCGGTGCCGTTGCCCTGGGTGGCGCGGCGATCATCCTGTGGGGGCCGCGCGCCGCATGAGGCGGGCCTGGGCCGAACTGCGCGTGCCGATCTCCGCCCTGGTGCTGCTGGCCATGGTGGCGCGGCTGCTGGCGCCACTGCCGGCCTTCGCGGCAATGGACAGGGCCGCCTTCGACGCCATGCTGCGGGCGAGCCTGTGCCTGCCGTCCGGCCTGCCCGCGCCGGATGCGCCCGAGCAGGCGCCGGACGCCGAGGCCGCGTCGCATTGTCCGTTGTGCCGCCTGCCCGATGCGGCGGATGCGCCGCCGCCGGCCCCACTCGTGCTGCCGATGTCGGCCTGGACGACGACGGCCTCACCCCGCGCCGCCTTCGCCGGCGCATCGCTCCTGCCGCCGGCGCGGGCGCCGCCGCCGGCCCGCGCGCCGCCTGCCGCTCCGACCCTCGGCTGAAGCCGGCCCCGCCTGGCGCGGGGCTGTTCCATCCCTTGTCGGAGCAATCCTTCCATGCGTCGCACCCTTCTGCGCGCGGTCCTGATGACCGGCGCCGCCTTCGTCTCCCTGCCTTTGCTGGGCGCCCCGGTCGCCGCGCACGATTTCCGTGACGGAGACCTGGCCATCGATCATCCCTGGACACGCGCGGTCGGCGCTTCGGCACCCACCGCCGCCGGCTACATGGTCATCCGCAATACCGGGTCCGCGCCGGATCGCCTGGTCGCCGCCGAGACGCCGCGCGCGGCGCGCGTCGAGTTGCACGAGATGTCCGTCACCGACGGAATCATGCGCATGCGCCCAATCGACGGCGGCATTGCGTTGCCGCCAGGCGGGGAGGTGCGGTTGGCACCTGGCGGCCAGCATCTGATGCTGATCGGGCCACAAGGCGGCTTCCAACAGGGCGCCAGCGTGCCGCTCACCCTGGTGTTCGAGCGCGCGGGGCGTGTTGCGGTCGAACTGGCCGTCGATGCGCCGGGTGCGCGCGGCACCGGGCCGCACCAGGGGCATTGAGGCGACGATGCTGCGCATCATCCGTTGGGTGGCCTGGGGCGCCGTTGGCGTCGTGGGCTTCCTGCTTCTGGCCACCACCGGCGGGTGGCTGGTCTCCGATGGCCCGCTGGCGCCGCCGCGCGTCGCGACCGGGCCGCAGACGCTGGCGATCGGCGGGCCCTTCAGCCTGACCGACCACCGCGGCCGCGCGGTGACCGAACGTGACTTCCGCGGTCGGCCGATGGCCGTGTTCTTCGGCTTCACCTATTGCCCCGATGTCTGCCCGACCACGCTCACCGAGATGACGGGCTTCATCGAGGCGCTGGGGCCGGACGCGGATCGCATCCAGTGGGTGTTCGTAAGCGTGGATTCGGAACGCGACACGCCGCAGGCCATGGCCGCCTATCTGGAGGCCTTCGACCGGAGGATCATCGGGCTGACCGGCACCGAGGCGCAGATCGCGGCGGCGGCGAACGGCTTCCGCGTGTTCTATCGCCGCGTCCCGCTGGAGGGCGGCGGGTACACGATGGACCATTCGGCGAGCGTGTTCCTGCTCGACGAAGAGGGGCGGTTCGCCGGGACGGTCGACCATAAGGAAAGCGAGCGTGTAGCGTTGGAGAAGCTCCGCCTTCTGACGCGGCGCGCCTAGAAGTGCGCGCTGATTGGCTGTGAGCGGCTATGCTCGGGCTGCCATCCGAGCGGGCTCTCTGAGGCTATCATCTGACGGTATGTATGACGGTATATGACGGCGTTATGGGGAGAATTTCTGAATGAAAACCTATGCCTAGGACTCTGATTGACCATCGAGTGGGAGTGACCGGCAGCCCCACCCGCTGCCCCTGGGCCGCAAGCGACCCGCTGCTCGCGCACTACCACGACACCGAATGGGGCGTCCCCGTGCGCGACCCGCGCATGCTCTGGGAAACCCTGATGCTGGAAGGCTTCCAGGCCGGCCTGTCCTGGCTGGTCATCCTGCGCAAGCGCGAGGCCTTCCGCGCCGCCTTCGCCGGCTTCGACCCCCTCCGCGTCGCCGCCTTCACCGAAGCCGACATCGTCCGCCTGCTGGCCGACCCGGGCATCGTGCGATCCCGCGCCAAGATCGCGGCCACCATCGCCGGCGCGCGGATCTACCTGCGCATGCGCGATGCCGGCGAGGATTTCGCCGACTACTGCTGGTCCTTCACCGGCGGCCAGCCGGTGCGCGGCGACGGCGTGGCGGCCAGCACGCCGCTGTCCGAACGTGCCTCGAAGGACCTCAAGCGCCGCGGCTTCAAGTTCGTCGGCCCCACCATCGTGCATGCCTGGATGCAGGCGGTCGGCATCGTGGACGACCATGTGCCGGGCTGCGTCCGGCACCGCGCGGGCTGACCATGGCGAAGGCGACGCGCGCCACGGCCGCACTCGCGAAGGCGGGCATCGCCTTCACCATCCACGCCTACGACTACGACCCCGATGCCGAAAGCATCGGGCTGCAGGCGGCGGCAGCGCTGGTCGAGGACCCGGCGCGCGTGCTCAAGACGCTGATGGCGCTGGTCGATGGCAAGCCCGCCTGCGTGATCCTGCCCTCGGACCGCGAGGTCTCGATGAAGCGGCTGGCGGCCGCATTCGGGGCCAAGGGCGCGCAGATGATGAAGCCGGCGGAGGCGGAACGCGCCACCGGCTACAAGGTCGGCGGCATCAGCCCCTTCGGCCAGGCGCGCCAGGTGCGCACCGTCATCGAGGAAACGGCGCTGGCGCAGGCGCTGGTGTTCATCAATGGCGGGCAGCGCGGGCTGCAGGTGCGGCTTTCGCCGCGGGATGCGATGGCGGTGCTGGGTGCGCTCGCGGCACCGGTGGTGGCGTGATCGGCCGCGACGCGCGGGGCGCCCGGCGTCAGCGGTTCCGGGCGCGGCGGTAGCGCAGGATGACGGAGCCGACATCGAGGGCCCGGCAGTCGACCAGCCGCAGTTGCCCTGCGGGGCGGCCCGGGTGGAAGACCGGCGCGCCGTCGCCGAAGATCTCGGGCGTCACCATCAGCCAGAACTCGTCCACCAGGTCGAGCGACCACAGGGTCTGCGCGAGGGTCGCGCTGCCGAAGGCGAAGACGTCGCCGGTGGTCTCGCGCTTCAGCCGCGCCACTTCGGCCGCCAGGTCCGGCCCGGCAATGCGCCCGTTCCAGCCCGGATCGCCGGTCAGGGTGCGGCTCACCACGGTCTTGGGCAGCGCGTTCATCTGCGCGGCATAGGAGATGGCCGCGGCGACGCTGGCTGGGTCGGTTTCGGCCGCGCTCCAGAACGCGCGGTTGAATTCGAAGTTGACCCGCCCGTACAGCAGGTGCCCGGCGCGCGCGAGGGCGGCGGCCGACCAGGCCGCCTCCACGTCGTCCGACCAGGGCGGCGGGGAGAAGACGCCGCCGGTCTTCGCGGCATAGCCATCGAGGCTGGAGCAGATGGTCAGGACCAGGTCGGCCATGGATGCGTCCCTTCGCGTCGTCTGGATCGGAGGCGGCGCTGCCGCCTAGGCTGGAGCGGATTCGGGCAGCGGAGGCGGGCGTGACCATCACCATCCACGGCATCAGGAACTGCGACACGATGAAGAAGGCGCGCGCCTGGCTCGACGCCCATGGCGTGGCGCATGCGTTCCACGACTACAAGGTGGCCGGGATCGACCGCGCCACGCTGGAGGGCTGGGCGCGCAAGGTCGGCTGGGAACGGCTGCTGAACCGCGCCGGCACCACCTTCCGCAAGCTGCCCGACAACCAGAAGCAGGACCTGACGGAGACCCGCGCGATCGAGCTGATGCTGGCGCAGCCCTCGATGATCCGCAGGCCGGTGTTGGGGCTCGGCGACCGGCTGGTGGTGGGCTTCGACGCGGGGGACTACGAAAGCGCGATCGCGTCGCTGCCGCGCGACTAGAGCAATATCCACATCAGATGGAGTCATCTGATCGGATGTCTTGTTCTAGAAGGCATGGCTTCGAGAGCAGCTCACGCCCGATCGGCGGACCCGCGCAGCGAGTCCTTTCGATCGGGCGCTGCTCGAGGGCGGATCCCGATCGGATGCACGCATCTGACCGGGTCACGATGCGCGTCAACGCCAGCCCGGGCTACAGCGTTCGCGCCAGCGCGGCGAGCTGGTCCGTCGCCTTGCCCCAGCCCTCGTGGAAGCCCATTGCCTCGTGCTTCGCGCGGGCTTCGGCATTGGCGTGCAGCGCGACGCCGCGATACAGCGTGCCGCCCGGGACGGGTTCGAAGGTGATGATTCCGGTCATGAAGGGTTCGGCCTTCGGGCGGAAACCACCGGCCAGCGCGTCGGTCCAGACCAGCCGGCGTTCGGTCACGACCTCGAGGTAGCAGCCGACGTTCGGCATTGCCTCCCCCGCCGGGCCGCGTATCACGCCGCGGAAATGCCCGCCGGGGCGCAGGTCGAGCGCAATGTCGGTCATCTTCCAGGGCACCGGGCAGAACCATTGCTCCATCAGCTCCGGCCGGGTCCAGCAGGCCCAGAGAGCACCGGGCGGCGCGTCGATCCTGCGTTCGATCAACAGGTCGAGTGCGGGGTCGAATTGCGGGTCCATCGGGGGTTCTCCTGTGCCGTCATCATGGCGTTCCGCATGGCGCGCTGTTTCGCCGCGCGCGCTGCGGCGCGCCTTGTCGTCGCACGCCTTACGGCGCGCCTATTCATCGCACGCCTTACGGCGTGACGCCGATCATCCAGCTGACCCCGAAGCCGTCCTGCACGACGCCGAAGGCGGGGCTCCAGAAGGTCGGGCCGAGCGGCATCTGAACCGTACCGCCCTCGGCGAGTGCCACGAACCAGCGCTGCGCCTGCGCGGCATCGGTCGCGGCCAGCGAGACAGCGAAGCCGCCGAAGGCCGCCGTGCCCTTGCAGCCGCCATCCGAGACCATCAGGGCCGCGCCGCCGATGCTGAGTTCAGCGTGCATGATGCGGTCCTCGCTGCCCGGCGGCAGCATGCCGGGCGGCGGCGGGTCAGGCGATTCGCTGAAGCGCATGCGCATCGTGACCTCGGCGCCGAGCGCGCGCGTGTAGAAGTCGATTGCCTCCTCGGCGCGGCCTTCGAAGAACAGGTAGGGGGCGATGGACATGCCGGGATCCTTTCAGGCCTGCATCAGCACGGTGAAGCCGCCGTAGATCATGCGCTTGGCGTCGAAGGGGGCGGTGGCGGGGTCCATCCTCCGCGGGTCGGCCATGATGGCCTGCCAGCCGGCGTCACGGGCCGCCTTGCTGGGCCAGGTTACCCAGGAGAAGACCACCGTCTCGTCCTCGGCCTGCTGCACCGCCATGCGGAAGGAGGTGAGCTTGCCCTCGGGCACGTCGTCGCCCCAGCATTCCACGAGGGAGAGCGCGCCGTGCGCCTTGAGCACCGGGGCGATCTCCTCGGCATGGCGGCGGTATTCCTCGCGCTTCGCGTCAGGCACGGCGAGCACGAAGCCGTCGATATAGGTCATCTGGCGTTTCCCTTTCTGGTGGGCGGTCAGGCGGTGGCGACCGCCGCGCGCAAGGCGGCGATATCGAGCTTCACCATGGTGTGCATCGCGGCCATGAAGCGGCTGCGACCGGCCTCGTCGGTGCCTTCCAGCAACTCCATCAGCCCGCCGGGGACCACCTGCCAGGCCACGCCGTAGCGGTCCTTGAGCCAGCCGCAGGCGATCGGCGAACCGTCCGCCACCAGCGCATCCCACACGCGGTCCAGTTCGTCCTGGTCGGCGCAGGTCGCGACCAGGGAGACGGCATTGGTGAAGGGGTGCTCCGGATTGCCGTTCAGCGCCATGACGGCCTGCCCGCCGATCTCGAACCGCGCGAGTAGCACGCTGCCTTCGGCCCCCGGCCCGCCGGGTGGGGTGCGCACCACCTCCCCCATGCGGCCGCCCGGGATGGCGGCGGCGTAGAAGCGGGCGGCGTCTTCGGCCTCGGTCGCGAACCACAGGCAGGTGGAGAGGGTTGGCATTGGGGGTCTCCCGCGGCTGTCGTGTAAACATAACCAAAAGGTTTACTGATTACAAGCAGCGCCCGCGTCACTCCCGCGTGACGTAACAGGCTGTCGGGATTTCTTGACCCGGGAGGGAGCGCGGAGGAACCTTCGCCGACAAGGAGACACGCCGATGGCCGAGACGAAGCCCCAGACCGAGGTCAGCGTGACAGGCCGCCTGGTCAGCATGAGCATCCTCGGCAGCACCGTGGTGTTCATCATCTTCCTCGAGAACCTGCGCGTGACGGCCTGGCTGCCCTATGCGCTGTACATCCTCGCGGGCGGGGTGGCGCTGGCGGTGCTGGTGCCGATGCTTTTCTTCCGCCGCCCCGTGCAGTAGCGCGCGCTTGACGCGCTGAGGCGGCGCGTCGGAGGCTGCCGCCAACGACAATCAAGGGGGCTTCCATGCCGGGATTCCGCAACACCGTGCTGGGCGCGGCTGCGCTGCTTGCCTTGGCCGCCGTGCCGGCGGCCGCGCAGCGCACGCTGACCGTGGGGGCGTCCTCGGCGCCGACGGGCATGGACCCGCACTACCATTCGTCGAACATGAACAACGCGCAGCTGCGCCAGGTGTTCGACCTGCTGATCGACCTCGACAGTTCGGGGGGCTTCGTGCCGCGGCTGGCGGAATCCTGGCGCGCCATCGATGACCGCACCTGGGAATTCCGCCTGCGCGAGGGCGTGCGCTTCCACGACGGCACGCCGTTCAGGGCCGAGGACGTGGCGTTCTCCTACGCCCGCGTGCCGACCGTGCCGAACAGCCCAGGTCCCTTCACCCCCGCGGTGCGCCTGATCTCGCGCGTCGAGGTGGTGGACCCGCGCACCATCCGCTTCCACACCCGCGAACCACACCCCTTCCTGGAGCACGACATCGCGGCGGTGTTCATCCTGTCGCGCAGCATCCATGCCAACGCCACGCTGGGCGACTTCAACGGCGGGCGCGCGATGGTCGGCACCGGACCCTACCGCTTCGTCTCCTACGCCATCGGCGACCGGCTCGAGATCACGCGCAACCCAGACTACTGGGGCCCGGCGCAGCCGTGGGATCGCGTGATCACGCGCGTCATTCCCAATGCCGGGGCCCGGTCGGCCGCGCTGCTGTCGGGCGATGTGGACGTGATCGATTCCGTCCCCAGCCAGGATGTGCCGCGGCTCGAGCGCGAAGCGCGCGTCGCGGTGTTCGGGGTGGCGGCGAACACCACATCGTACATCATGCCCGACGCGGTGCGGGAGACGACGCCCTTCGTCACCGACAAGCAGGGCCGGCCGCTCGATCGCAACCCGCTGCGTGACGTGCGCGTGCGCCAGGCGCTGTCGATGGGCATCAATCGCCAGGGCGTGGTGGAGCGTCTGCTGAACGGGCAGGGCGTGCCGGCCGACCAGTTCGCCGCGCCCGCGCTGCAGGGCCGTGCGCCCGGCCTGCCGCCGCTGCCCTACGACCCCGCTCGTGCCCGCGCGCTGCTGGCCGAAGCGGGCTATCCGGACGGCTTCCGCATCACCATCCATGGCCCGAATGGCTGGTTCCCCGGCGATGCCGACGTGATGCAGGCGATCGCGCAGGGCTGGACGCGCATCGGCATCGAGACGCGGGTCGAGGTGCTGCCGCCCGCCAACCTGTTCTCCCGCGCAACCGCACGCGAATTCACCATGTTCATGACCACCTTCACCGCCAATTACGGGGCGAACATGCTGCGCCAGGTGGTGATGACGCGGAACCAGGCCACCGGCACCGGGCCGTTCAACCGGCAGCACTGGTCGTCGCCGCGGATGGACGAACTCGTGGCGCGGGCGATGGTGACGATGGACACCGCGCAGCGCGACGCGATCACCGCCGACGCGCTGCGCATCGCGACCGAGGAACTGGGCGTCATCCCCATCCATTTCCTGCGCCTGGTCTGGGCCACGCAGCGCGCGCGCGTGCGCTACGAACCCGATCCGCGCTGGTACACCAACGCGATGCTGTCCCACCCGGTGAACTGATTCGCTTGACCTCCGCCGCGCGCACGGCGGAGGCTTCCCGCGACGGCCGGCGCCACGACCGGTCCGCACGGGAGGATGCAGCATGTCGAAGCGGATTGCCGCGGCGTTTTTCGCCGCGTGCGCGCTGGCCTGTCCGGCCATGGCGCAGCGCAGCCTGACCATGGGCGTGCAGACGCCGCCTTCGGCGCTGGACCCGCATTTTCACAACACCACCAACAACACGATGATGCTCATGCAGATCTATGAGCGTCTGTTCGAACTCGACAACAAGGCGGTGCCGGAGCCGCGGCTTGCCACCGCCATGCGCGCGATCGACGACCTGACCTGGGAGGTCACGCTGCGCCAGGGCGTCCGCTTCCACGACGGCACGCCCTTCGAGGCCGACGACATCGCCAATACCTTCGCGCGCATCCCGACCGTGCCGAACAGCCCGGCGCTCTACACGCCGGCGGTGCGCACCATCAGCACCATCGAGATCGTCAACCCCACCACGATCCGCATCCGCACCCACGAACCCAACCCGCTGATGCGCTTCGACATGGCGGCACCCTTCATCCTGTCGCGGCGCATCCATGGGCAGAACCCGGCGACCAGCGACTTCACGAGCGGGCGGCTCGCGATCGGCACCGGGCCGTATCGCCTCGTCTCCTTCGCGCAGAACGAACGGCTGGAATTGCGGCGCAACGACACCTACTGGGGCCCGCCCGAACCCTGGGACCGCGTGACGGTGCGCTTCATCCCGCAGGCCGCCTCTCGCTCCGCCGCATTGCTGGCGGGCGAGGTGGACCTGATCGACTACGTGCCGGTGCAGGATGTCGAGAACATCCGCCGCGACCCGCGCTTCGCGCTGTTCGAGGTGGACAGCGTGACCTTCGTCTACCTGTTCCCGGATTCGATGCGCGACCCCTCGCCCTTCGTGGCCGACCGCGCGGGCAACCCGCTGCCGCGCAACCCGCTGGCGGACCGCCGGGTGCGGGAGGCGCTGTCGCTCGCGATCAACCGCGAGGCCATCGCCACCCGGCTGTACAATGGCCTCGCCACGCCCGCCGACCAGTTCGCGGCCCCCATCGCCGAACACCGACTGCCCACGCCGGGGCCGCTGCCGCACGACATCGCGCGCGCCCGCGCCTTGCTGGCCGAGGCCGGCTACCCGGACGGCTTCCGACTGACCGTGCATGGCCCGAATGGATTCTTCCCGTCGGACCAGAACCTGCTGCAGGCGCTGGCCCAGCAGTTCACACGCGTGGGGATCGAGACCACGGTGCAGGCACTGCCGCCGGCCAACCTGTTCACGCGGGCGACCAATCGCGACTTCTCGATGTTCATGACGTATTTCAGCAGCTACCTGACCATCAATCCGCTGCGCCAGGTCGTCGCCACGCGCAACCCCGACATCGGCTTCGGGCCGTTCAACCGGCAGCGCTATTCCAACCCCGCGATCGACGAGCCGCTGCGCCTCGCGCTCACCACCATGGATCCCGAGCGGCGGCAGGTGCTGACGCACCAGGCGGCGCAGGCGCTGCAGCACGACAAGGGCGTGATCCCGGTGATCTTCCTACGGAATACCTGGGCCGGGCGCAGGGACCGGGTTGTCTACGATCCGTCTCCGGTCAACCATACGTCGGCGGTGCATGCGCGCCCGCCGAACTGACGCAAGGACGTATCCCCGCATGATCGACGCCGAGGCCCGCACGCGAATCTTCTCCGCCATCGATGCGGGCTTCGACGCACAGGTGGCCTTCCTGCAGGACCTGGTGCGCTTCCCCTCCCTGCGCGGGCGGGAGGCGCCGCTGCAGGACTGGTTCGCACGGCAGATGGCGAGCCGCGGCTATGCGGTGGACCGGTTCTCCATCGCCGACGTGCCGGACCATCCGAAGATGGCGCCGATGGTGGGCGTCGATCCGGCGGGGTCGATCCAGGTGGTGGCGTCGCATCGCGCGCAGAACCCCACGGGGCGATCGCTGATCCTGCAGGGGCATATCGACGTGGTGCCGGAAGGCCCGCACGAGATGTGGACCCACGCGCCCTACAGCGCGACCATCCGCGACGGCTGGATGTATGGCCGCGGCGCGCATGACATGAAGTCCGGCGTCGCCTGCATGGTTTACGCGATGGACGCGATCCGGGCCGCCGGCTTCGAACCGGCCGCGGACGTGTACGTGCAGACGGTCACGGAGGAGGAAAGCACCGGCAATGGCGCGCTGGCGGCCCTGCTGCGCGGCTATCGCGCCGAGGCCGCGCTGGTGCCGGAGCCCACCGGCCACGCCATCACCCGCACCCAGACCGGCACCATCTGGTTCCGGCTGCGCGTGCGCGGTGTGCCTGTTCACGTCGCGGTGGCGCAGGACGGCACCAACGCGATCATGTCGGCCTATGCGCTGATCAACGCGCTGTACGCGCACACGCGCACGCTGAACGAGGCTGCGCGCTCCAGCCCCTGGTATGCGGACGTCAAGGACCCGATCAAGTTCAACCCGGGCATCATCCGCGGCGGTGACTGGGCCAGTTCCACGCCTGCGTGGTGCGAGGTGGATTGCCGCATCGGCCTGGTGCCCGGCACCACGCCCGAACAGGCCATGGCAGGCATCGAGGCCTGCGTGAAGGCGGCGGCGCGCGGCGATTCCTTCATGGCGAACAACCCGCCCGAGATCGTCTGGACCGGCTTCCAGACCGACCCCTACGTGCTGGAGCCGGGCAGCGACGCCGAGAAGGTTCTCGCCGAAGCCCATGCCAGCGTGCATGGCGGTGCGATGCCGGAGCGGCGCACCACCGCGGTGAACGACGCACGCTACTACGGGCTGTATTTCAACACCCCGGGCCTTTGCTACGGGCCGAAGGGGGAAGTGGCGCACGGCTTCGACGAACGCACCTCCATCGAGGACCTCAGGACATGCACGCGAACCATCGCGACCTATATCGCCGCCTGGTGCGGGCTGCGCCCGCGCGGCTGATGGGCACGGCGCCTTCGCCCGACGCATCTGCGGGCGGGGTTGACGGGCACCCATCGAACCCCGCGTCGACGGGCCCCGCTGTGGCGGCTGCGCGCGAAGCCAAGGCCATGCCAGGGGCAGCCGGCATGAGGCGCCGGTCGCTGCTGGGCGCGGCCGGCGCCGCCCTGGCAGCGCCGGCCTTCGCCCAGGCCGACTGGCCGACGCGCCCGATCCGCCTGATCGTGCCCTTCGCGCCGGGCGGGTCGTCCGATGTGCTGGCGCGGCTGATCCAGCCGGGGCTGGGGGCGGCGCTGGGGCAGTCGGTGATCGTGGAGAACCGCTCCGGCGCGGGGTCGATGCTGGGCACGGAAGCGGTCGCGCGGTCGCCCGCCGATGGCTACACGCTGCTATTGGCCGACCTGCCCTTCGCCATCGTGCCGGCGCTGCAGGCGCGCATGCCCTATGACGTGGAACGCGACCTGGTGCCGGTGGTGATGGTGGGCGCGGCGCCGCTGCTGATCTTCGGGCATCCGTCGCTGCCGGCGCGCAACGCGGCGGAATTCGCGGCCTTGGCGCGCGCCCGGCCGGCGCACTACACCTACGGGTCGGGCGGGGTGGGCGCGGCCTCGCACATGATGGGCGAGCTGTTCCAGATCGCGACGAACACGCAAATCACGCATGTGCCCTATCGCGGCGGCGGGCCGGCCATCCAGGACCTCGCGGCGGGTAACCTGAACACGGTGTTCGTCACCGTCGCCTCGGCCGCGCCGCAGCTGATGTCCGGGCAGATCCGTGGGCTCGGCGTGATGGCGACTGAACGCATGCGCAGCCACCCCGACATCCCGACCTTCCGCGAACAGGGCATCGAACTGGTGGCGGAGCACTGGTGGGGGCTGCTGGCACCGCGCGGCACGCCGGAGCCGGTGATCGCGAAGATCGCCGCCGCCATGCCGGGCGTGCTCGGCGCCGCCGGCATGGCCGAGCGGCTCGAGGCGCTGGCGGTGATCCCGAAGCCCGACGGGCCTGGCCCCTTCGGTGAGCGCATCCGCCAGGATATCGCGCGCTACGGGCAGATCGCGCGGAGCCGCGGCATCACCGCGCAATGACGCTGGCGGCGTTCCTCGGCGCGGTCGCGGTCGATGCCGCGCTCGCCGCCGACTTCGCCGCGATCTGCGACACCGGCGGGCGCCTGCAGGGCACCGACAGCGCCGCGCGCGGCTTCGTGCTGCTGCAGGACCGCATGGCCGCGATCGGCGCGGTGCGCGACGCCCCCGTGCCCTATGCCGGCTGGCGCTGCCACGAAGCGCGCGTGACCGACATCGCGACTGGCCGGGACATGGCCTGTGCGCCGCTGCTGGGCGCGGCTTCGACCCCCGCCGAGGGCCTGGTGCTGGACACGCGCGATTGCGGGCGCGGCGTCGCTGGCGACTTCGACGCCGCCGCCGGGCAGGCGGTGCTGGCGCGGCACGAATACCCCTTCGCGTCCTGGACGGTGCATCGGCGCGTCAAGCTGGCGGCGGCGCAGGCGGCGGGCGCGGCGGCGTTCCTGATCGTGCAGCCCGAACCGGGCGTGGGGGCAGTGTCGGGATCCTCGGGGCGCAACGGGGGTGCAGGCATTCCCGCGCTTGGCATCAGCGCCGAGGCGGGGGCGCTGCTGGCGGAAGGCCGGCGCGTACGCATCACGCTGGCCGGCGAGGACCACGCCGCGACCACGCCCACGCTGGTGCTGGACCTGCCGGGCGGCGGGCCGGATCGGGTGGTGCTGAGCGCGCATCTCGATGGGCATCCCTTGGGCGAAAGCGCGATCGACAATGCAACGGGCCTCGCCGCCGCGCTGTGCCTGGCGCGTGCGGCGGCGCCGGTCGTGGCAGCCTGCCCGCGCGGGCTGACC from Roseomonas fluvialis encodes the following:
- a CDS encoding YnfA family protein → MRTVAIYAAAALAEIAGCFAFWAWLRLGHSAVWAAAGVVALITFAWLLTLVEVEHAGRAYAVYGGVYIAATLVWLRVVEGFEPDRWDLIGGAVALGGAAIILWGPRAA
- a CDS encoding DUF2946 family protein; this encodes MRRAWAELRVPISALVLLAMVARLLAPLPAFAAMDRAAFDAMLRASLCLPSGLPAPDAPEQAPDAEAASHCPLCRLPDAADAPPPAPLVLPMSAWTTTASPRAAFAGASLLPPARAPPPARAPPAAPTLG
- a CDS encoding copper chaperone PCu(A)C, with product MRRTLLRAVLMTGAAFVSLPLLGAPVAAHDFRDGDLAIDHPWTRAVGASAPTAAGYMVIRNTGSAPDRLVAAETPRAARVELHEMSVTDGIMRMRPIDGGIALPPGGEVRLAPGGQHLMLIGPQGGFQQGASVPLTLVFERAGRVAVELAVDAPGARGTGPHQGH
- a CDS encoding SCO family protein, translating into MLRIIRWVAWGAVGVVGFLLLATTGGWLVSDGPLAPPRVATGPQTLAIGGPFSLTDHRGRAVTERDFRGRPMAVFFGFTYCPDVCPTTLTEMTGFIEALGPDADRIQWVFVSVDSERDTPQAMAAYLEAFDRRIIGLTGTEAQIAAAANGFRVFYRRVPLEGGGYTMDHSASVFLLDEEGRFAGTVDHKESERVALEKLRLLTRRA
- a CDS encoding DNA-3-methyladenine glycosylase I codes for the protein MPRTLIDHRVGVTGSPTRCPWAASDPLLAHYHDTEWGVPVRDPRMLWETLMLEGFQAGLSWLVILRKREAFRAAFAGFDPLRVAAFTEADIVRLLADPGIVRSRAKIAATIAGARIYLRMRDAGEDFADYCWSFTGGQPVRGDGVAASTPLSERASKDLKRRGFKFVGPTIVHAWMQAVGIVDDHVPGCVRHRAG
- the ybaK gene encoding Cys-tRNA(Pro) deacylase; the encoded protein is MAKATRATAALAKAGIAFTIHAYDYDPDAESIGLQAAAALVEDPARVLKTLMALVDGKPACVILPSDREVSMKRLAAAFGAKGAQMMKPAEAERATGYKVGGISPFGQARQVRTVIEETALAQALVFINGGQRGLQVRLSPRDAMAVLGALAAPVVA
- a CDS encoding dihydrofolate reductase family protein, with product MADLVLTICSSLDGYAAKTGGVFSPPPWSDDVEAAWSAAALARAGHLLYGRVNFEFNRAFWSAAETDPASVAAAISYAAQMNALPKTVVSRTLTGDPGWNGRIAGPDLAAEVARLKRETTGDVFAFGSATLAQTLWSLDLVDEFWLMVTPEIFGDGAPVFHPGRPAGQLRLVDCRALDVGSVILRYRRARNR
- a CDS encoding ArsC family reductase, which produces MTITIHGIRNCDTMKKARAWLDAHGVAHAFHDYKVAGIDRATLEGWARKVGWERLLNRAGTTFRKLPDNQKQDLTETRAIELMLAQPSMIRRPVLGLGDRLVVGFDAGDYESAIASLPRD
- a CDS encoding SRPBCC family protein produces the protein MDPQFDPALDLLIERRIDAPPGALWACWTRPELMEQWFCPVPWKMTDIALDLRPGGHFRGVIRGPAGEAMPNVGCYLEVVTERRLVWTDALAGGFRPKAEPFMTGIITFEPVPGGTLYRGVALHANAEARAKHEAMGFHEGWGKATDQLAALARTL
- a CDS encoding VOC family protein; its protein translation is MSIAPYLFFEGRAEEAIDFYTRALGAEVTMRMRFSESPDPPPPGMLPPGSEDRIMHAELSIGGAALMVSDGGCKGTAAFGGFAVSLAATDAAQAQRWFVALAEGGTVQMPLGPTFWSPAFGVVQDGFGVSWMIGVTP
- a CDS encoding DUF1428 domain-containing protein, translated to MTYIDGFVLAVPDAKREEYRRHAEEIAPVLKAHGALSLVECWGDDVPEGKLTSFRMAVQQAEDETVVFSWVTWPSKAARDAGWQAIMADPRRMDPATAPFDAKRMIYGGFTVLMQA
- a CDS encoding VOC family protein yields the protein MPTLSTCLWFATEAEDAARFYAAAIPGGRMGEVVRTPPGGPGAEGSVLLARFEIGGQAVMALNGNPEHPFTNAVSLVATCADQDELDRVWDALVADGSPIACGWLKDRYGVAWQVVPGGLMELLEGTDEAGRSRFMAAMHTMVKLDIAALRAAVATA